The segment ATCATCATCAAATCAAAGACAATGCAAATTTGAATTGAGAGATAAATAGGTGTTTGATAAGATTAACTAAATAAAGATTGAATAAGCATGGAAATTCATGAACCTGTGGAGGGACGCACAAataagcaaagcttgtaaggtTCTTGTAATGTTCTTTATGCCCGATGCGTAACATAATTTGTTcaagaaataacaaattattgatACATTATTGTGGGAGTATAATATAACATGTAtgttaaaattgtaaaaaacatgtaaaaccttacttgaagGCGTGACCGGCACCACAGCACATAACGACTTCCGGGTAATTGGTACGATGGCACGTGTCGATTACAAAATGGCGGTCGGGGGGCATTGTGTACAGGCAGGTTTTAGCATGTAGAATCGGACCCAGAGACtgtacaaaaagaaaatggatAAATTTCAGAGGACATTCGTGTATAAATTACCACGAAACCTTTCAGTTTCAGAAAAActgacgagaaaaaaaaaaatacttgaagcATTTCTCGTATACCGTCTCTCAGAAGTCGGAACCCAGGAAGAAAATTGATTAAATTTCAGACGACATTCGTGTGTATAAAACTGCACGAAAccttttagtttaaaaaaaaaacagttatcgAGCAAAAAAGTACTTAGAAACGAAGAAATCATTCGTGCATTTCTCGTAACGTTTTTCAGTAGTAAAAACTCATAAATGTGTGACATGTGTGAATTGTAAGCTGGGCAATAACATTTACTTCAAGGGGTCGCTTGAGTGATGGTGTCAATTCTAACTCACTCATCGTCTGTCCAATCAGATACGACGAGCATTCTGATcgaaaccactggttcttttcagaatcaacactactcaaaagagatatcaTCACGGTGTTCACGCAAACCTCTCTGATTTATACGCGCTccaaaagtttcaaattctacagATAAAAGAGATCCTCGGTTCCTTGAAATTATAGACACGCGCCAAATCTTTGTTGTGTGAGATGGATGACTCACAATAACGcctaaaagaaaacaatctctGAGCAACTCCCAAAAACCTACCCTCGGGATGTGCTCCTTCGAGAAGTCCAGACATTCCTTGAGTCTTTTCTGATCAGGGATGAATGTCCGAGTCTCAGCCGTGACCGTCTGTCCTCCAGCATCAACCCCTATCTTGACGCCCGAGTTGCCGTGAATTGGCATGCCGTAAAGATCCAGCCCAGTGTCTGAATGGTAGATCCAGATCGGAAACCTGACATGGGGTAGAGATCAATTTGCAAATAAACGTCtgttgatgacagtttttaaattgttgtatcCTTTCCTGGAAGAGATGTTTTAGTGTCCAAAGATTGTTAATACCTTTTGTAGGCTAGAGTCAAGCTTTTTGGgcaatgacatgaatccctttTCACAGTGAATGAAGATGCATGTAGTAgtatttacctgtagaagtttcagcttcattagtcgtcagttttcgagagagaaaaaaagtgaaaatcacagagcgatgttttcaggagagtcgcgtaaatatgTTGTACATGCAGGCTTAAGTAATTTTCGTCTCCAGAGTAAATACgtgcttttgttttgtacttttagTGTCCtccaaaaagtacccaaaccctttgaaTGGTTTCGAACAGAATTGCATTGATGTGTCTAAGGCCCGTTTCAAACGTCGCACCCTTGCCGTGCCAAATTTAAAAAGTCCGATTTTGTTTCGACACGGCAAGAGCATGATGTTTGAAACCAGTTTTGAATTCGGCGCGCTTAAGAGGCCCTTAGCTTGACAGACCCTGCCGTGTTACTATTGAAAGTTCGACAGATGCACGACTTGGTTTCGTAAACAGCGCCGCCCTCCCGCAGTTGTTTAGGCGTTAACATGACAGGGAAAGTGGAAAAAGAGGTGGTCATAATATACTTACTTGCTTTTTGTGAACTCCTTCATATTTGGTGTGCCGAGATACACGACCTGTTCCTGTGTGACCGTGAGTGGCAAGGAAACTCCCGCCGAGTCCAGGACCTCATTCGCCCACGCCCCGGCCGCTACGATGAGGCGTCTGCACCGGAACGTGCCACGGTTCGTCAAAACCTTAAAAATTTATAAGATTATAAGAATTGAGTTGGAATAAAAAAGAAGATGCGGTTCCGGGCGTGTTTTTTGGCGACCATGACGAGACACAAGTTCCTGAAGTCAAATTTGAGAGCTACGTGAAAACGGGTCGGTATCTCCCTAAAATACATCAGCCCTTACCTGGATGGTTCCATCTTCTGTCTTCTTCATTCCTTCAACTTTTGTCTCTTCAAGGACCGTAGCACCATACTTTCTGGCTAGTTGTATATGCACAGCGTTAGCCAATGCAGCATCCACCAACCCACTACCTTCTTGGTATACTGCAACGTAGTTATCACTGGCAGTGAACTGTGGATAACGATAATTTAGACGCAAGCCATCGAGCCGCTCGTACCTATGGAAACACACCATGGTCCAATTTCAAACTTGCTAGacaaatgttgcttagcatAAACAGGTTACAGGCTAGCATTCCTTGAATTTTACATTCTTATGACTGGTGCCCGATTCATGTGTTGCTtttttagcaaagaaatttgtttcaaCCGTGTTGTTATTCGAAAAAGACTGCggtggtcgaaacgtcaggccataaaCATTTGTTGGTGCACTAATAATGGAAATTTTCGGCTGGTAAACAGTTTGCAATAGCTTAATATCTTccacacaacaaataaatatatcttTATTATATTAGTAGCTAGATGTTAAACAATGCAGGACATGGTacacaatgaaaaaaaacccacctgAAATGCGAATAACTTGCAGGACAAATCAAATAtgcaaatgcaaaaaataatagttaatggcctgacgtgtCGACCCATATCCATTTTTATCAGAAtatgctagggtcgaaacgtaaGCCAGAccattaaaattttgttttgcatttatatcatAGGTCCTTTTAGTTGGTAAGCAGGTTGCAAGCGCAAATTCAATTTTCCCAATGAAACAATATAAACAGACGATTAATTTACTGGATCCCGCATTTCTCCATGGACTCTGCATATCGGTTGACGATAGTTTCCCCAATGCCTCCCTTTCGACTGAAGTTAATGCCTCCCGTAGTATGGACGAGTTGCAAGCCTGAGTCCTGCTCTACCTCACGCCAGCAAGAGTACGCCCCGGTAGCTAGCCTTGTATACTGATGGTCACTGTACGACAGACGACTA is part of the Asterias rubens chromosome 4, eAstRub1.3, whole genome shotgun sequence genome and harbors:
- the LOC117289335 gene encoding monomeric sarcosine oxidase-like yields the protein MEGEKGKWFEYIVVGCGGIGSGAVYWLSKRAGSKVLGLEQYKLGHHNGGSQDHSRIIRLSYSDHQYTRLATGAYSCWREVEQDSGLQLVHTTGGINFSRKGGIGETIVNRYAESMEKCGIQYERLDGLRLNYRYPQFTASDNYVAVYQEGSGLVDAALANAVHIQLARKYGATVLEETKVEGMKKTEDGTIQVLTNRGTFRCRRLIVAAGAWANEVLDSAGVSLPLTVTQEQVVYLGTPNMKEFTKSKFPIWIYHSDTGLDLYGMPIHGNSGVKIGVDAGGQTVTAETRTFIPDQKRLKECLDFSKEHIPRSLGPILHAKTCLYTMPPDRHFVIDTCHRTNYPEVVMCCGAGHAFKFASVLGRILSELAIDDRTEYDISGFSLDREALTDPNFKPLFQLGITKLQEAKL